Proteins encoded within one genomic window of Triticum aestivum cultivar Chinese Spring chromosome 2D, IWGSC CS RefSeq v2.1, whole genome shotgun sequence:
- the LOC123048589 gene encoding xyloglucan endotransglucosylase/hydrolase protein 15, translating to MGKLEASVAMLALALVLGLVSGGNFYDECDATWEPQNCWTYDGGNSLSLALVSNSSGSMIRSKRQFIYGTVSTMIQLVKGDSAGTVTTYYTSSVGDDHDEIDFEFLGNETGQPYTLHTNVYAAGVGDKEMQFRPWFDPTDGYHNYTISWTPCTIAWYVDGTPIRAFRNYEHTHGVAFPTSRPMYAYSSIWAAEDWATQGGRVRADWTRAPFVASYRGIDLDVCECYGGDCVYTCAGAFGGCGGLTGEQRGKMRWVQHNYRIYDYCADREGSKVPGIECTLPQY from the exons ATGGGAAAGCTGGAAGCGTCGGTTGCGATGCTCGCCCTTGCCTTGGTTCTTGGCCTCGTGTCCGGCGGCAACTTTTACGACGAATGCGACGCTACGTGGGAGCCCCAGAACTGCTGGACCTacgacggcggcaacagcctctccctcgccctcgtcaGCAACTCCTCAG GCTCGATGATCAGGTCCAAGAGGCAGTTCATATATGGAACAGTGTCGACCATGATCCAGCTCGTCAAGGGCGACTCCGCTGGCACCGTCACGACGTACTAC ACATCGTCGGTAGGGGATGACCACGACGAGATCGACTTCGAGTTCCTGGGGAACGAGACGGGGCAGCCCTACACGCTGCACACCAACGTCTATGCCGCCGGCGTCGGCGACAAAGAGATGCAGTTCCGCCCCTGGTTCGACCCCACCGACGGCTACCACAACTACACCATCTCCTGGACGCCCTGCACGATCGCCTGGTACGTCGACGGGACGCCCATCAGGGCGTTCCGCAACTACGAGCACACCCACGGTGTGGCGTTCCCGACGAGCCGCCCCATGTACGCCTACTCCAGCATCTGGGCGGCCGAGGACTGGGCCACGCAGGGTGGCCGCGTCAGGGCCGACTGGACCCGCGCGCCCTTCGTTGCCAGCTACCGCGGCATTGATCTTGATGTTTGCGAGTGCTACGGCGGCGACTGCGTCTACACCTGCGCCGGGGCGTTCGGGGGCTGCGGCGGTCTCACCGGCGAACAGCGGGGGAAGATGCGGTGGGTGCAGCACAACTACAGGATCTACGACTACTGCGCCGACCGCGAGGGCAGCAAGGTGCCAGGCATCGAGTGCACCCTGCCGCAGTACTGA
- the LOC123048588 gene encoding putative F-box protein At2g02030: MEDEMTAPETRYVPHELVTQILLRLPVESLVRFTCVCKTWQDTITGESFQREHLGFQEPCVLIAPQIGGGDSLKVTTPGLYRWEKSQCAATLVQAMDSLPAVEANRRHNLAHCDGLVLVVSRDDTVWVLNPATHQALSLPQSYSTLIPPRYPFLGAFGLGHNPRSNTYKVARIYYHSVDTRGTGGCRFTFRAEVFIIGRDQHWRQTTTPPPYPIIARRTATFFKGSLLWTIDESIMRVGGDVAVRGFLRFNLTDESFSITPAPPGCPDLGYSTFNLAEMCGELYLAHEGPKEEGSFRCRSVSIWACNDVDGSNPPRWVRRHVINVPHCIHLIATSKEGILFQDGSYNIMCSDRQSIEGVRHVATMHDLTYHHPDSNTYVNYPKEIVYSYDLIPYVPSMLPV; encoded by the coding sequence ATGGAGGACGAGATGACGGCACCGGAGACGAGGTACGTACCGCACGAGCTGGTCACGCAGATCCTACTTCGTCTCCCCGTCGAGTCGTTGGTGCGGTTCACCTGCGTCTGCAAGACCTGGCAGGACACCATCACCGGCGAATCTTTCCAGCGTGAGCACCTCGGCTTCCAAGAGCCGTGCGTGTTGATCGCGCCGCAGATCGGCGGCGGCGATTCACTTAAGGTCACCACACCCGGCTTATACCGGTGGGAGAAGAGCCAGTGCGCCGCGACCCTCGTTCAAGCCATGGACTCCCTCCCCGCGGTGGAAGCCAACCGCAGGCACAATTTGGCGCACTGTGATGGTCTGGTGCTTGTGGTGTCCAGGGATGACACGGTGTGGGTGCTCAACCCGGCCACACACCAGGCCCTGTCCCTGCCCCAGAGTTACAGCACGCTGATTCCGCCCCGTTATCCCTTCCTTGGGGCGTTTGGTCTCGGGCACAACCCTCGCTCCAACACATACAAGGTTGCCCGTATCTATTATCACTCTGTGGACACCCGCGGGACCGGTGGTTGCCGTTTCACCTTCAGGGCAGAGGTGTTCATCATCGGGAGAGATCAGCATTGGCGTCAGACTACAACACCACCACCATACCCTATCATAGCGCGTCGAACAGCAACTTTCTTCAAAGGCTCCTTGCTCTGGACAATCGACGAGTCAATCATGCGTGTGGGGGGTGATGTAGCCGTCCGAGGCTTCCTCCGCTTCAACTTGACGGATGAATCTTTCAGCATCACACCAGCGCCTCCTGGTTGCCCTGACCTAGGATACTCGACCTTCAACTTAGCTGAGATGTGCGGGGAGCTATACCTTGCTCATGAAGGGCCCAAAGAGGAGGGATCCTTCCGTTGCAGGTCGGTTTCGATATGGGCATGCAATGATGTGGATGGCTCTAATCCGCCGCGATGGGTTCGGCGTCATGTCATCAATGTCCCACACTGTATACATCTGATAGCTACGTCTAAAGAAGGTATATTGTTTCAAGACGGATCTTACAATATCATGTGCTCTGATAGACAAAGCATAGAAGGTGTTAGGCATGTGGCTACCATGCATGACTTGACATATCACCATCCAGACTCAAACACATATGTTAATTATCCAAAAGAAATTGTCTATAGCTATGATTTAATCCCTTACGTTCCAAGTATGTTGCCAGTCTAG